GCTCTTCCCGGGCCGGACCTTGAAGGAAGGTCCAGGGCGAGCACTGAGCGGCCGCTGCTTCATGGCGGAGAGTCCGGTAAGTGTTCCGCTGTCACTGGCAGAACGGAGCCGCCACACTGGCAGGTTTGAATGGCAAAGCACGGAGCCTGCCCACAGGACAACCATAAGTTATCCCGGGTGACATGGAAGGAACGTGACGTCCAGGGACACAACTCGTCATCAACCCAGGGTTAGGTCATGTTCGACCTGTACTTTGTACTATGCCCCGCCCACAGTGTAAGTCAATCTCGGCTGGAAATGGTCAGACAGGGCAAAGCAACGTGAGCCGCCTATagggggcgtcacttccggactgagactggtagggcatgctgggacttgtagttcccttTTGCTTCTGTAAACAGGGAGAGCTAGTTAGATCCTCCAGCTTTAGGGAATGCAAAATAAGAAACGTATTGTTCTTAAAGGCATTAAAGTTGGATTCTTGTGGGAAGCAGGCAGCACTGCAGAAAGTTTATGGAAAGATCTGAtagcatcattattattattagtatagttttttatttataaggtgctgcAAATgggccacagcgctgtacatagggaGTGAGCGCTGTACACATTTAACGGTATTGCACAATGCACAGACATGTATGAATAATAATCAGAGCCGtgacttagaattctagcgcctggggcgagaaagacaaatgtcgTGCCCCTAGCCCtcgattttaaccaaatgaacctaaaatattcctaaattgcgccccccttcagcggtGCTCcatgggcggtcgcccctgtcacatagccctagttacggccctgataataattacacaatactAGATTTCGGTGGGACTGTCCTGAATTTAGGACTCTGTCCTGCCCAGGAACATGTTTGTCCCACATTTGGGAACATTGGGGGGTATCTTCACAGCTGCTTTGCATAGCAAGCGGTGAGTGTGTGGAGGGGAAGAGAAGAATCTAAGTGGCAGCCtagtgcaggggcggatctagaaaattgctatacccggggcgatttaggccctgccccctttccgacatctaaggctgccggcggctgcacactatgtgcaggtccgctcggcagtgacagtgtgctgcccggctgctctgattgtgtttaaaacacaatcagagcagccgggcagcacactgtcactgctgaacggacctgcacatactgtgcagccgccggcagcaagtccctgctagggggggtgattgccctgatcgccccccctggatccgccactggcctaGTGCTGTACAGCGCTAGacaggcagccctctggggggaGTGGTCACGTCCCCCatcacaatgtggccacgccccctgtccaaCTCCTAGGgactgaaatgttgggaggtatgtcataaGTGACAAGTTCTGATACGCCAGCTGTTCCGGGATAGTCCCGACACGCCAGCTGTCTAGGGATAGACTTGACATGCCAGCTGTCCCGAGATAAACCGGACACTCCAGCTGTCCCAGAACAGATTTAATCCACATGGAAAACTAGAGACACACATAGGAAAGTAACAGGTCTGTAGTCAGAGAAGAAGCCTCGGAGAAATGAGTAACAAATACACAGTAGAGATGTTTATGTTGctccaatcatattacacagcgctgtcaCATCATAttctggcccattggagcttacaatctaaattccctatcacatacAAACACAGAATACTGTCtattttatcagaagccaatgaacctaccagtatgtttttggagtgtgggaggaaactggagcacccggaggaaactcacacacacacacacacagggagaacatacaaactccacacagatagggaccTGGTCGGAACTGAACTCAAGGGGTTAATGGTGCAGGTGAATGACAATTAGTAATACAACACACTGTACTGTGGTTCACTCAACAAGACAGAGAGACAGATTTACTGGATCAGTATCATTTTTTTCTGGTAATGAATTATGCCCAAAACAGCTGCTGTATTTCAGTCACTGCTCAGTTCTGTGTATTAACCGACCAGTTCTTTATATTACAAAAACAGTTCAGTTCTTACATCCATTAGTACTAACACAGAAAACTGCCAAAGTGGATCGTTCCCAAGTAAACGGAGAGGGACACAGATTAATGGGAATTAATACAAAGTCCGTATTGCTCATTTGGATCATGGAAAAACATATTCGGTTGATAGATTTATTGTGAGTTATTTGAGACCAAAACTTTTAGTTGTACGAGAAAGTTCAGTAAGCACAGTCCTGATTAGTGCAACAACATTCCTGATGATACAAATTACATACAGATTGACATGTCCAAAcgggcttacaatctaaggtgTTTTACACCCACCCGTTGGACTACCGTAGAGTTATTAGCCATAGACTATCACAAAAACTTATCCAATTAATAATTTAAAGGCACTTaaccctacattttttttttattttcgctTTGGGTTTGTCTAATGCAAATATaaagatttaaatatataaaataacctAGGTATAGGACTTTACCTAGTTTCtgtgatgatgatgcagaggtaTAGCATGGGTGGAAGAGGTTGAGTAGGTGCTCTGGGGGCTGCCGTGGACAGCACtgcaggatgggggggggggggataggggCAATTgcacatttgttttaataaaatatttttttagaaatgtatttctTGTGACCTGTCTTTATTTAGTATACTGAGAGACCTTAAAATATCAGACTTGCAATTGCACAGCATATTTATTCTGCATAGCAATACAAGTTTCCCACATGGATGGACTCCACTCCCCTGCACTGCTGCGGAGACACAATAGAGGTAAAGCAGACAGGCCGGAGTGCAAGCTGCAAGCTAGGTAGACCTTCAATCACGGTGTCGCCCTCTAGTGGGCTTTTCAAGCCACAGTCCGACTCTACCCGGCCCCTGATGGGTTTTTTTCCTCTCATTTAATATGGGAGTGGGACGCCGTAGCCTGTGCTTGCTCCGGGCACTATGGAACCACACTACACCTCTGTCTACCTACAgagcccaacattcagtgcaaattattttttattccccctcctttatcacccTAATGCCCTTCTGTCAGTCTTATTAATACAAAAGCTGGAGGAATAGAATATGATATCATATGGTTGTGGGGGGTTGAGGCCAGTTCTAATAAAGGGACAGAAATAGCCTGTACTGGGGCATAACATATCCCTATGCCTAGCATGTAAAGTATGTTGTACTGTACACTATTAAGCAAAGACAATTTTGGACGTTACTGTCCCTTTAACAAATGGTTTGTTAGACACACTCTCTTATAGAGTGTATCTAGCACTTATCTCTGCTGCAGCAATTTCATCTTTaggggactgggcgtatacaGTGTGTTGTCTGTAGACGGCCACCACCAGCGTGTCACAGCCCCACAAAAAGTTTAAACTGACCAATGTGAATCCCAGGGTCGCCCCTAGTCCTgaggaccccctcccccccacacacacccaccctgTCGTACCACGCATTCAGTTTTTTAGTGCCCTGTAATCATTGGCACTCTAGGCAACTGCTAGGCTAGGTCATAAGGCAGTGGTGGACAGCTGTAGGCTGAAAATCGAGACACTACAGTAAAGGCAAGTGCTAGATTTAATCCATTCTTTGTTTAGCAAAGAACTCTAAATAGGAAATTAATTATACTTGGTGCATAAAAATATCTTGCTGGTAATTTGTTCTTCAGTCGATGTATTGTAGCAAGCAGGAAACATAGCTAGGACACCAAAAATGAAGATTTGAATGTACATTTTTCTCCTCTGCTGTCATAAGTCTTGACATTGATCCATGTGAAGCTTAAACTTTCAGGGTTTGCAAACAATCAGCTTTACACTTAAAATTTCCTCTTTCATAATCCTCTGGTTGCTACAACAGGTGAAGGTATagtcacatacaaatcagacctTATGCTGATTCTGTGGCAGGGCGCTTATCCTATATGTATTTACACAACCAGCCATCACCTCTTTAGAACAAATACTTCTATTAATAGATGGTGGTTTGGGTCTTTACAGAAGACCAGTTTCCTCGTATTGTCTCTTTGCTGTCGTTGTCACTAGCCTCTAAACCTGGGGACATTATGATTATATTTCCGAGGCCGGATTGCTCCTTGATTTCCATTCTTCACCTCTATCTCGCATTGGGCTGTCAGGACGCTAAGTATAAAACGGATTTTATCCTTCCCGGAGATTACATCATCGGAGGATTGTTCTCTAATCACAAGGCGGATGTATCAATAGTGTCCACCCCACAGATTGATATCTGTGACAGGTAAGGATTCCTGAAGTCCATGAAATGCTCTAATCTCTATAGTGGGAATAAATACGTTCAGGTCCAGTGGTGAATGTATTAATATGAAAGATATTGGGTTACCTAAAGACTAATGACCTATTTCAAATTGATTGTTAATATTCTGAAGGTCGTTTTTATAAAATGCTGTTGGGCTATCAAGCCGGCACAATTGACCCCCTTGATGATAACTTTGGTGATTATATTTAtgaaccaagggcctgattcattaaggatcttaacttaagaaacttcttatttcagtctcctggacaaaaccatgttacaatgcaaggggtgcaaattagtattctgttttgcacataagttaaatactgactgttttttcatgtagcacacaaatacttgatagcttatttgtacactgaaatttaaagttgatatttgtgtgctacatgaaaaaacagtcagtatttaacttatgtgcaaaacagaatacatttgcaccccttgcattgtaacatggttttgtccaggatactgaaataagaagtttcttaagttaagatccttaatgaatcaggccccaagttcgCAAATTTTTCAGTATTCCCAAATTTAAATGACTTAGTCCTAATtcaaacaaataaatgattttgATGCCCGTTAATGTGCTGGATTCAGAGACAAAGCAGCTGTTTTGAGTGAGAAGAGCTGATTTAATTATTTTCTGCCGTGTAGAATGGTATCTTTGTTATATAACGATCTTTGTAATCATCATACTAAGGTGGTAACATTGATTAGTAGTACAATACTGCTCCTAGCTTGTACCCTACATcttgtttaaattaattttgttttatatatatatatatatatatatatatatatatacacatagaggaTAACGtatcccctactgtaaattataagaataTTACAGATTGGCTCTGAGTTCCGCGGCTATATAAGCGAAGCCAGAGTTCCGTCAATGTGACTTTTATACAGCTTACAGTTCTCCATGGTGACTATAATATGTGTTATAATTTATAGTATGAGATGTGTTAACTCTTATACACGTTTTTCTAATGAACACTAAATGAATAACATCAGAACTCACCGatcatacagatattatttacatgagtttctacatatatattagcaTCGCTTGTATATTTTGTTACAATTACATGATATTACATTGTGTTTTTTGCGCATCCTCCTTGTTACATTGAATTGTTGTTCTGATATTGTTCCATGTACGTATTTATTTCAAGGGTTGTATTTGTGGAGTTTGTGGTATTAGATACATTGTTTTAATTGCACCATTGATGGGCAAATGGTTCTCTATAATATTATGTAGTATTATTTATAATATGATTATTTGCATTTACCCAAAGCACCATTGCAATACCGTTTGTACatttttaatcatgaaacatacaTGACATTAATAGATGTAAACATGAAATTGGACATGAATTCCATATTCGTACAGGAATCATCAACATCTTCAATTCGCTAAAACACAAGCCTAtcatatacatactatatattgtTTAAGTATCATTAGAGATGGGAAACTGGCCATTTTATGGTAGCTCCTGAGCCTGTAAGTATCTATAAAGTGGAGGTGCTACCAACAGTCCATGTTTTAATGGtgtacaggtgagttaatctatttggctgggtcagtattTATCCcaactgtttctacagacagatatcatgaaaacatgacctgttggtagctctcgaggactgggtttgagcacctctgctatAAAGGATGCACGATTTTTAGCCAATACAATGGGACCAGGCATATTGAGTTGACCGGCAGTTGATCTGATAGAATGCAATGGGTATTTCCTATTGACTAGGTCAACACATGAATTAGACAGAATTATGAACTGGCACGAAGCTATATAAAGATATAAGTAACTAATTTCTACACATTTTCACTTGCAATAATTATAGACATTCCAGAGGTCAATTCTGCCAACCTCAGTGAGAAAATCTTCACTTTATTTAATGAATATAAATGCAGTGTgtccttagtcattaaggaaagtaaagcaaaaaaaagaagtaaatgttcttcgggacaaaccatgttacaatgcaaggggtgcacattagtttattgttttgcacctaagttaaacacgggctgtttttttcttctagcacacaaatacttgatagttttattttaacagtaaaatgtaaagttgatctaggacatgccctaccccaactataaatctgtccccacattttaagttttcctccccctccagtacaacatggttttgcccaggtgcaaagttcctcttttttttaagctttgctctccttaatgactcaggcccaatgtgtcctTGTTAGTTTAAATGTCTTGATAATCAAATTATGGGATCTATCCCGCAGTGTGTTTGGGATTTAGCATCTTCCctataagtttttttatttttccataataTGGAGCCtcatgcctaaaatatactaaatcatATTTAAAAACGCACCCGGTATTACCCTTCTTATTAAATTGGGCAGTGCTCTTCACAGAGAAGAAAGGGAACCGAACagcaataattaatatttttttttaattacttaattTGTCAGACACTTATGTCTGGGCCGTTGATTTAACCTTGTATTTTGGACTGTTCGGCCCTAAACGTTATGTAATTAGTGTGATTGTTCTTACAGCACCAACTTCAATTCCCACGGCTACCATCTCTTCCAAGCAATGAGATTCGGCATTGAGGAGATCAATAACTCCAGCACTCTGCTCCCCAACGTCACATTGGGGTACGACCTGTTTGACACCTGCTCCGACTCTGCCAATTTATATGGAACTCTGAAGATCCTCTACCAGTGCATGAAACCCTTTATAAAGATGCAGAACAATTATACCGACTACAAGATGAAAGCCATCGCTCTAGTTGGACCGGCCAGCAGCAGTTTTGCTTTTGTTACAGCTGGTATTTTGGGCAAGTTTCTTGTACCTCAGGTAAGAGTCACCTGTGAATGTTACCGTGCTATACCTGCAAAACAgtcaggggtagatttatccaaccttcgataaaggaaaagtggaggtgtcgcccataacaaccaatcagaatctagctatcatgttctagaatgtattagataaatgggagctagaatctgattggttgctatgggccatacctccacttttcctttttcgaaGGTTTGATAGATCTAcccctaagggtcatttacaaatcaGACAGACATGTGACCACAGAGCACATGACTTTTGCGCAAATACACCTATCTGACTTCCATGCTCCTACATTAGTGCGCTCCCACTTTCGTTTTTTTGGGCAGTGCTTCCACGGAGATGGTTTGTGACCTTGTTTGTGGGATTGCTGTCCAAGAAAGGAATGCTCAGTCCGACAATATGTCACTTCATGTCTATATCTCTACTGTGACGTTTAGACCACCGCCTTAATTGGTTTCGGCTTTTGCATTTTTGAATCGTATGGTGCAAAACTGAAACCTCTGTGAGTCTGTTTTACCCAACCCTAGGCTGGGATTAAACCCTCCCGCACCTGCAATCTGACCCATGAATTAATTACTAACAACTCACTTTTACCTTTTAAGAAGACGACAGAAAAATGAGAATATAGGGatgaattcaattagccgtgaagtgtctccggaacgtccgcgAGACACTTTGCTGCGGAGACTTTGCCAGAAATCTCCACTAATTTTCTCTCATACCTCTATGGGATGTGATGAaagatgagcagagatttctaccgtaattaaCGCCAATTGAACAGccagcaaatatttttttgtagagAAGCAGAGATGTTTCTACGGTTTATCCTGCCCATAATAGAGTTATCATTAGTTTCTTCTAGGCACAGTCATTTCCAGGTCATTTAGTTTAGAGAATATCTCCACGTTGGGTCGTGTTCCGGTAatcactacatcatcatcatcatttatttatatagcgccactaattctgcagcgctgtacagagaactcactcacatcagtccctgccccattggggcttacagtctaaattccctaacatacacagacacacacacagacagacagacacagagagatagactagggtcaatttaaaagcagccaattaacctagtatgtttttggagtgtgggaggaaactggagcacctggaggagacccacacaaacacggggagaacatacaaactcctcacagataaggccatgggtgggaattgaactcatgaccccagtgctgagaggcagaagtgctaaccactgagccaccgtgctgtcccatcCTCGGAAAATAATGCTACACTCAGAGATAGTGGTACTTTCACTTTATGTAAGATGCATAAGCTTTACCTAATGCCTAACTCACAGAATGCCGTTTATATTCCGTATTTCAGATAAGTTACTCCGCTTCCAATGAGCTGCTAAGCCGGAAGCAGATCTACCCCTCATTTCTTCGCACTATCCCCAGCGACAAGTTACAAGTCGAAGTCATTCTGAACTTGCTGCAGAAGTTTAACTGGACCTGGATCGCCATAGTTGGCAGCGACGATGTCTACGGCACACAGGGCTTGCAGGACTTATACACCTTGGCCACCAGTAACGGCATCTGCGTAGCTTACCAAGGGCTAATCCCATACAGCACAGACAGAAAAGACGTCAAGAAAATGCTGACTGACATAGTGAAGACCAAAGTCAGCGTCACGGTGGTCTTCTCTGCTTACTTCAATGCCAGGATATTTTTTGAAGAAGTTGTCAATGCCAACATTACGGGTTTTGTCTGGATAGGCAGCGAGAGCTGGTCAGTTGACTCACAAATTGCCGGAATTCCAAACATCAAAACAATTGGCTCAATCATGGGAGTCTCAGTAGGTCAGATCTATTTCTCAAAGCTTCTAGATTTTGAGATTGCCTATGTCAATTCTATTAAAGCACAATCCACGAGTAGCTATGGCTGTAATCAGGTGTGTCAGGACTGTCAGTCCTATACTCTGCAGAACATGTCCATCCCCAGCCAGTTTGCTATGTCAGCCTCGTTTAGCGTGTATTCTGCAGTCTACGCTATAGCTCACGGTTTGCATGGATTGTTGAATTGTAAATCCGGACGGTGCAGCAACGATACCTTCTATCCGTGGCAGGTAAGTAATCCTACCAATGTGGAGCACAGTATGTAGATATAACCCCATTTGGAACCCATGGATTATTGCTTAATTAGGAGCTTCTTTTGCCCGTTAGCTACAAGTTGGGTGTCTCTACCTCACTGCAGAAAAGGTGATTACAATTGGCAAAGTAGAATTTTGAAACGGAGAGGGCCAAGACGTGGTTATGTGATTGGACATTAGCATTGACCAATCACATACTGCTTTTTTTCCCCAATCACCTGACATTCTCTGAGGACTGTAAtgcctctctgctgtcaaataCAGAAATGGCCTTTTCTGCAGTGAGGTCGACCCAGCTGTTTATTctgtaatataattaattatattacacaataggtataataaatataaatatatatatatatatatatatatatatatatatatatatacaagttaacccgtgcatgatactcatgcattctagtcaaatcaagctacttaaggtgttaaaaaggttcttgtcatgcatttgggcctagcccaggcctcatcaggggaagagcgttacttcccgacgcaagcgcccttttttaacgtggttttgtccacatgtcaccacctcatcatttttctccatcacctcatccttcatcttcatcgccacatccttcatcaagctacttaaggtgttaaaaactccccactgtcacccccggcaaccaccaactactcccaactgtcacttctccttcaagaaatatataggtcagtgtataactctgcccagcaggtggcgctgcagcttgttggggttttttttccacacacgccactaggcatttatatagtagtatacagtatatatatatatatatgt
Above is a genomic segment from Mixophyes fleayi isolate aMixFle1 chromosome 11, aMixFle1.hap1, whole genome shotgun sequence containing:
- the TAS1R1 gene encoding taste receptor type 1 member 1, which translates into the protein MVVWVFTEDQFPRIVSLLSLSLASKPGDIMIIFPRPDCSLISILHLYLALGCQDAKYKTDFILPGDYIIGGLFSNHKADVSIVSTPQIDICDSTNFNSHGYHLFQAMRFGIEEINNSSTLLPNVTLGYDLFDTCSDSANLYGTLKILYQCMKPFIKMQNNYTDYKMKAIALVGPASSSFAFVTAGILGKFLVPQISYSASNELLSRKQIYPSFLRTIPSDKLQVEVILNLLQKFNWTWIAIVGSDDVYGTQGLQDLYTLATSNGICVAYQGLIPYSTDRKDVKKMLTDIVKTKVSVTVVFSAYFNARIFFEEVVNANITGFVWIGSESWSVDSQIAGIPNIKTIGSIMGVSVGQIYFSKLLDFEIAYVNSIKAQSTSSYGCNQVCQDCQSYTLQNMSIPSQFAMSASFSVYSAVYAIAHGLHGLLNCKSGRCSNDTFYPWQLLEQVKKVNFTLYNQSIYFDSNGDPATGYDIVMWNWIGDTATFKVIGSYSKIMGQLQLNNGLKWHTKDNSIPESICSKECGKGERRVLTGSHTCCFDCIYCPKMSFLNSSDLYTCQLCGPNQWSPVRSEICYNRTLEYLPWTDPLSLVLLFIATLFLLLIMATAVIFIKNLNTPVVKSAGGKMCLGMLLSLACSCCTLYCYFGKPGLVTCMARQPVFAVSFTVCFSCIVVHSFQIVCIFKMATHMPKIYDIWVKKNGSDVFIGVTCAGQVLISVVWIVVKPPQPIEDYSTFSDQIILKCSETASIGSIAEITYIGFLSMLCFVFCYMGKDLPDNYNEAKCISFTFMAYFFSWIAFFTTYIIYQGKYIAAVNVSAVLVSIMGILVGYFTPKCYIILVRPELNTTEHFQTAIQNYTKKQSAQE